The following is a genomic window from Bacillus sp. BGMRC 2118.
ATCTTTCTTTAGAATTGGTTGAGGTAGGTCATCACGCGGATCCCTCTCAGGTCTTGCTAATGATTCTAAAATATCCTTAAGTGTTAAGACTCCGACATCTAGTTGCTCAGACATTTCCTCAATATTTAGCTTCTCTAATTTCTCTTTTAATTCCAAGCTTCCAATATTGGCTGTAGTTGAATTTATCTTCTTTAAAAGTAATTCTACAACTTTATAATTTTCAGGATGAATAGATGTGCGGTCTAAAGAGTTATGACCATCAGGTATACGAAGAAAACCTATACATTGTTCATACGTCTTTGCACCAAGTCTCGGAATCTTCTTTAACTCCTTACGATCTGAGAACTTTCCTTCTTCTTCTCGTTTTTTCACTATATTATTGGCAACAGTTTTACTTAAACCCGATACATATTGTAATAATGATGATGAAGCCGTATTGACGTTAACACCTACTTGGTTTACTGCTGTTTCTACAACAAATGTTAGAGATTCATTTAACTTCTTTTGTGTTACATCATGTTGGTATTGTCCAACCCCTACAGACTTAGGGTCAATTTTTACAAGCTCCGCAAGTGGGTCTTGTAACCTCCTCGCAATTGAAACAGCACTTCTTTCTTCAACTTGAAAATTCGGGAATTCTTCTCTTGCTATGTCCGAAGCTGAATATACGCTGGCTCCTGCTTCATTCACAATTAAATAATAGATGTCTTTATGACGCTCTTTTATTAACCCAGACACAAACTGCTCCGTCTCACGAGAAGCTGTTCCATTGCCTATTGCAATCATTTCAATTTTGTATTGATCTAGTATTTTTAAAAACTTCTCCTTGGCATCGTTTACTTTCGCAACCGGTGGATGAGGGTATATTACATCAATATGCAACACTTTCCCTGTTTCATCAACCACAGCGAGCTTACAGCCTGTCCGGTATGCAGGGTCCACACCTAACACTGTTTTCCCTTTTAATGGAGGTTGCAGCAATAAATTACGTAAATTCTCAGAGAATATATGAATGGCTCGGTCTTCTGCCTTTTCCGTTAATTCATTTCTTAGTTCTCGTTCAATAGACGGCTGAATGAGTCTTTTATATCCGTCTTCAATGGCTACTATTACATATTCATTCGACGGTGAATGTTTTTTACCAATCACTTTATCGATAATGTGTCTCGTGAATATTTCACTTGGTGCTTCTATAGTTACTTTTAATATCTCTTCTTTCTCTCCGCGGTTCATCGCTAATACACGGTGTGGTGCAGCCTTTTGTAATGGCTCCTCATATGTATAATACATTTCGTATATATGCTTTTCGTCTTTTTCTTCATCTCTAACTTTTGTAACAACTTTTCCCTTTTGAAATGTTTGCTGCCTAATCCATTGACGGTAGCTAGGCTCGTCCGAAATCATCTCAGCAATTATGTCCTGAGCACCTTGCAAAGCCTCTTCAGGACTTGCCACGTCTTCTGTTAAGTATTTATTCGCTTCTTCAATTACATTTCCATTCGTAAGTTCTAGTAACCAAAGCGCTAACGGCTCTAACCCTTTTTCCTTTGCAACTGTAGCTTTCGTACGTCGTTTTTGTTTGTATGGTCTATATAAATCTTCAATCGTCTGTAATTTCTCAGCTTTTTCGATTGAAGATTTCAGTTCATCTGTTAATTTACCTTGCTCCTCAATTAAACGAATGACTTCTTCCTTGCGCTTTTCAAGGTTTTGTAAGTAGTGCCAACCATCCATAATGTTTCGGATTTCAACCTCATCAAGAGCACCCGTCATTTCTTTACGGTATCGCGCAATAAATGGAACCGTGTTATCTTGCTCTAAGAGTTCTATAACATTTTGAACTTGTTTCTGCTTAATGTTCAGTTGAGCTGATATTGTTTTAATTATAGCTGTTTGCTTATCTGCTGTAGCTTCCACTAGATTCACTCCTAAATGCAATTTTTAAAGAGATGAACCTATTTTATCACAAACTTTTACATAAACTCACTCATTTACTGTTTAATTTTACCAACAAGTAAGGTTGCATCGTCTCTTTCCGTGATATTACGTTCTAAGAAGGTAAGCATGTCTTGAAGAGAGTGTTGTAGGATCGTCAGTTCTCGAGTGGATGTGGTTTTTACCCCATCACTATTCATCACAAAGACTGAATAAGGGTCATAAGGAATACGGTGTATAGTCGGTGATACCGGTCTCCCAGATAAATAACCGTATTTAGGAAGAGGAAATGTAGACTTTCCAGATGGAGAAATAATAGTAAAGCGTATATTACCAATACAAGAATATACAATTTCATTGCTTGTGAAATATACCTTTGCGATTGCAAGGGCTACGCCTCTTTTGGTTCTTAATGATTGATTGCAACGGTTAAATAGGGAGTGCACATCTTCACCATGATATTGTTTTATCGTATTCACAACTTCAATTGATGATTCTTTTGCTAACTCCCCACTCCCTAATCCGTCTGCTAACGCGATAATTGCATAATCCTTATCCGACATTGTTATATAACTATCCCCACACGAAGACTGGCCCTCTTTAGACCTTTGCGTTATATATATTTCGAGGTTCTCTGTTACGACTTCTTCATTCATGACATACACTCCGACTCTTTTGAATCTGTATCAGTAGCATTCCTTAGTTTTTGGATAGCCTTTCGTTGTAGCCTTGAAACATGCATTTGAGAAATCCCCAGCTTCTCACCTGCCTCTTTTTGGCTTAAGTTTTCTAGAAATGTATACTGGATTACTAATTTTTCCCGCTCATTTAATACTCTTAACGATTTCTCGAAGTCAATTTTCCGGTCAACCTGCTCATATCCAGATTCTTGACTACCAACTAAATCTAGAATCGTAACAGTTCCTCCATCGCTATCTGCTTCTAATGGATGATCAACAGACAAGGATTGATAGTTCTTTCCTATTTCCATCGTTTCAAGAACTTCTTCTTCTGTAACATCTAAGTGTTTGGCTATTTCTTCGACCTTGGGTGAGCGTTGAAGATCAGTGGTGAGTGTTTCTACCGCCTTCTTTATTTTAGGTCCTAGTTCTTTAATTCTTCTTGGAACATGAACACTCCATGTTTTATCACGTAAAAACCTCTTAATTTCCCCTATAATTGTCGGGATGGCAAATGCCTCAAATCCCTTTCCAAAGCTGGGATCAAATCGTTTAATTGCACCCAATAATCCAATCATACCTACTTGCACAAGATCTTCATGCATATTACGACCTTTTGAATATTTGCGAGCCATTGATTCAACTAGGGGTTTATACCTTTGAACCAACTGCAGTTGGATATATTCATCATTCGTTTGTTGAAATTGTGAAATTAACTCATTTACATCATTACTCAAGTTGGTTGGTTGCGATTGTTCCTTCATCGCTCCCCACCCTCTCTCTATGAAGCTGCTTAGTCATTAACACACTAATTCCATTATCACTTTTAATTTTTACATCATCCATTAATGTTTCAATGAGATACAGACCCAGGCCACCTTCTGTTAAATCTTCAACAGACGTCATTTGATCATATGGTCCCATCTCTTCCTTCATTTGATGAACATCAAAGCTCTTTCCTTTATCAGAAACAATGATTTCAAGCTTTGTATCGTAAATACCAAAACCAACAATTATATTTCCCGCTTCATCCACCTCTTAGGCATGATGAACGGCATTTGTACAGGCTTCGGACGTTGCAATCTTCAAATCTTCTATCTCTTCATAGGAATATCCCATTCTATTTGCTATTCCGGAAAGTGTTAATCTAACAACACCTACAAACTCCGGTTTTGCAGGGATCTTCAACTCGATGTATTCGTAGTGCTGATTCATTTTCATTCTCACCCCCGGATATCCATAATTTCGTTTAAACCTGTAATTTTAAACAATCTCGTGACTCTCTCGTTCAAGCCTATTAGACACATGCTGCCATCA
Proteins encoded in this region:
- a CDS encoding SpoIIE family protein phosphatase; the encoded protein is MNEEVVTENLEIYITQRSKEGQSSCGDSYITMSDKDYAIIALADGLGSGELAKESSIEVVNTIKQYHGEDVHSLFNRCNQSLRTKRGVALAIAKVYFTSNEIVYSCIGNIRFTIISPSGKSTFPLPKYGYLSGRPVSPTIHRIPYDPYSVFVMNSDGVKTTSTRELTILQHSLQDMLTFLERNITERDDATLLVGKIKQ
- the sigB gene encoding RNA polymerase sigma factor SigB, whose protein sequence is MKEQSQPTNLSNDVNELISQFQQTNDEYIQLQLVQRYKPLVESMARKYSKGRNMHEDLVQVGMIGLLGAIKRFDPSFGKGFEAFAIPTIIGEIKRFLRDKTWSVHVPRRIKELGPKIKKAVETLTTDLQRSPKVEEIAKHLDVTEEEVLETMEIGKNYQSLSVDHPLEADSDGGTVTILDLVGSQESGYEQVDRKIDFEKSLRVLNEREKLVIQYTFLENLSQKEAGEKLGISQMHVSRLQRKAIQKLRNATDTDSKESECMS
- a CDS encoding RNA-binding transcriptional accessory protein yields the protein MEATADKQTAIIKTISAQLNIKQKQVQNVIELLEQDNTVPFIARYRKEMTGALDEVEIRNIMDGWHYLQNLEKRKEEVIRLIEEQGKLTDELKSSIEKAEKLQTIEDLYRPYKQKRRTKATVAKEKGLEPLALWLLELTNGNVIEEANKYLTEDVASPEEALQGAQDIIAEMISDEPSYRQWIRQQTFQKGKVVTKVRDEEKDEKHIYEMYYTYEEPLQKAAPHRVLAMNRGEKEEILKVTIEAPSEIFTRHIIDKVIGKKHSPSNEYVIVAIEDGYKRLIQPSIERELRNELTEKAEDRAIHIFSENLRNLLLQPPLKGKTVLGVDPAYRTGCKLAVVDETGKVLHIDVIYPHPPVAKVNDAKEKFLKILDQYKIEMIAIGNGTASRETEQFVSGLIKERHKDIYYLIVNEAGASVYSASDIAREEFPNFQVEERSAVSIARRLQDPLAELVKIDPKSVGVGQYQHDVTQKKLNESLTFVVETAVNQVGVNVNTASSSLLQYVSGLSKTVANNIVKKREEEGKFSDRKELKKIPRLGAKTYEQCIGFLRIPDGHNSLDRTSIHPENYKVVELLLKKINSTTANIGSLELKEKLEKLNIEEMSEQLDVGVLTLKDILESLARPERDPRDDLPQPILKKDVLKLEDLAKGMELQGTVRNVVDFGAFVDIGVKQDGLVHISKLSKTFVKHPLDIVSVGDVVTVWVDDIDMKKGRVALTMLTPELQTQ